A DNA window from Methylocystis heyeri contains the following coding sequences:
- a CDS encoding Flp family type IVb pilin — protein MKTLLSQFAKDESGATAIEYGLIASLISIVAIAAFNAVGTKLQDTFTKIAANLN, from the coding sequence ATGAAGACCCTTCTCTCGCAGTTTGCCAAGGACGAATCCGGCGCCACCGCCATTGAATATGGCCTGATCGCCTCGCTGATCTCCATCGTCGCCATCGCCGCCTTCAACGCGGTCGGCACCAAGCTGCAGGACACCTTCACTAAGATCGCCGCCAACCTGAACTGA
- a CDS encoding pilus assembly protein N-terminal domain-containing protein produces MRRALFCALCLFASGVSADARERPIIVDIDYARVVKIPAGAQTLVIGNPLIADVTMLKSNQLMVITGKSFGTTNLIVLDSAGQQVGESMITVVPANDKLVVMRGPHRESYSCNPDCMPSIDLGDDHAYMGEVIAAVKLHDGSLAVGKQH; encoded by the coding sequence ATGCGTCGGGCTCTTTTCTGCGCCCTTTGTCTGTTCGCGTCCGGGGTCTCTGCCGACGCGCGGGAGCGTCCGATCATCGTCGATATCGACTATGCGCGGGTGGTGAAGATTCCCGCCGGCGCGCAGACGCTCGTGATCGGAAACCCGCTGATCGCCGACGTCACCATGCTGAAGAGCAACCAGCTCATGGTGATCACGGGCAAAAGCTTCGGCACCACCAATCTGATCGTGCTCGACTCGGCGGGACAGCAGGTCGGCGAATCCATGATCACGGTGGTCCCGGCCAATGACAAGCTCGTAGTCATGCGGGGTCCGCACCGCGAGTCTTATTCGTGCAACCCGGATTGCATGCCCAGCATCGACCTCGGGGACGATCACGCCTATATGGGCGAGGTGATCGCGGCGGTGAAGCTGCATGACGGAAGTCTGGCGGTCGGCAAGCAGCATTAA
- a CDS encoding CDP-alcohol phosphatidyltransferase family protein has product MTTSRLNTSFVAVHERILLNHIVERLPQWATPDHLTTIGLWGAAITGIGFLLCNISPNFLTLVAAGLAINWFGDSCDGSLARHRKIERPKYGFLIDHSSDLVAQSMIVIGLGCSPYFTLCSALLVLSLYLLMSSYTYLRAAVEGVHRLSYGGLGATEFRIMIALWPFVPLALGPGVVSGRLFGYAGIDVVISLLALCTYVIFVFLVRQDLERLDAEEQNEDNVVRLHSVSQPGTRRAVESRAATEAEGVLSYTEAADRK; this is encoded by the coding sequence ATGACCACATCCCGATTGAATACCAGCTTCGTCGCGGTGCATGAGCGCATCCTGCTCAACCACATCGTCGAGCGTTTGCCGCAATGGGCGACGCCCGACCATCTGACGACGATCGGGCTGTGGGGAGCCGCCATTACCGGGATCGGCTTCCTGCTCTGCAATATCTCGCCGAACTTCCTGACGCTGGTGGCCGCCGGCCTCGCCATCAACTGGTTCGGCGATTCCTGCGACGGTTCTCTGGCCCGGCACCGCAAGATCGAACGGCCGAAATACGGCTTCCTGATCGACCATTCGAGCGACCTCGTAGCTCAGAGCATGATCGTGATCGGCCTCGGCTGCTCGCCCTATTTCACGCTCTGCTCGGCGCTTCTGGTGCTGTCGCTCTATCTCCTGATGAGTTCCTACACCTATCTGCGCGCAGCGGTGGAGGGTGTGCACCGCCTTTCCTATGGCGGCCTCGGCGCCACCGAATTTCGCATAATGATCGCCTTGTGGCCTTTCGTTCCTCTGGCTCTGGGGCCGGGCGTCGTCTCGGGCCGCCTGTTCGGCTATGCGGGAATAGACGTGGTGATCTCGCTTCTCGCGCTTTGCACCTATGTGATCTTCGTCTTTCTCGTGAGGCAGGATCTCGAGCGGCTCGACGCCGAGGAACAGAATGAAGACAATGTGGTGAGACTGCATTCGGTCTCGCAGCCGGGCACTCGCCGCGCCGTCGAAAGCAGAGCCGCGACGGAGGCCGAGGGCGTGCTCAGCTATACGGAAGCGGCCGATCGGAAATAG
- a CDS encoding TIGR02281 family clan AA aspartic protease, which produces MLSTTLKYGGLALILGVGAAELSQKMSLSLNERPPQPAIAQRSAPTPAPAPQRAAAPVYVPTPSTLDEFRIAANEQGHYFADVYVDGQPIKVVVDTGATSVALREEDAAALGLNPAPSEFTVAVQTANGVAHAAAVKLREVKIGAIQLFDVDALVTERGALGVNLLGMTFLSRLSRVEIVGGSLLLRK; this is translated from the coding sequence ATGTTGAGCACCACCCTTAAATACGGAGGCCTGGCCCTGATCCTTGGCGTCGGGGCCGCCGAGCTCAGCCAGAAAATGTCTCTTTCGCTCAATGAGCGGCCCCCCCAGCCGGCCATCGCTCAACGCAGCGCGCCGACTCCCGCTCCTGCGCCCCAGCGGGCGGCGGCTCCCGTGTATGTCCCGACCCCGTCGACGCTGGATGAATTCCGCATCGCCGCCAATGAGCAGGGACATTATTTCGCGGATGTTTACGTCGACGGACAACCGATCAAGGTCGTCGTCGACACCGGAGCGACATCCGTGGCCCTGCGCGAGGAGGACGCGGCGGCGCTCGGCCTCAATCCGGCGCCCTCGGAATTTACCGTCGCCGTGCAGACCGCCAATGGCGTCGCCCATGCCGCAGCGGTGAAATTGCGCGAAGTCAAGATCGGCGCGATCCAGCTGTTCGACGTCGACGCTCTGGTCACCGAACGCGGGGCGCTCGGCGTCAATCTGCTGGGCATGACCTTTCTGTCGCGGCTTTCGCGCGTCGAAATCGTCGGGGGATCCCTGCTGCTGCGCAAATAG
- a CDS encoding TadE/TadG family type IV pilus assembly protein: MSRRREDAAHRSRVFFKTDERGIAAIEFAFLMPVMLLMYLGLVELARGMRASQKIDLAAHVIGDLAGQTLTGGVAAGQAGLADTDFTQLFMAATVLLAPLPTSSLQITISEVNIWQPTNTTYQANVNWTHTYQNGTARTSKGCGLSQLTSPLLAQDVAPISPTSMPTAYTDNTKSPAVGPVIVVDISYGYALTVNVISGVLTSNGVFTMNRTSYSPVRNQYTTPSNYSSQSTLYSLYNHIQDRTTSSTAGTNCLASWNVY; encoded by the coding sequence ATGTCGAGACGGCGAGAAGACGCTGCGCATCGCAGCAGAGTATTTTTCAAAACCGACGAGCGGGGCATAGCGGCGATTGAATTTGCATTTCTCATGCCGGTCATGTTGCTGATGTATCTGGGGCTCGTGGAACTCGCCCGCGGCATGCGCGCCTCCCAGAAAATCGACCTCGCCGCGCATGTGATCGGCGATCTCGCCGGCCAGACCCTCACGGGCGGAGTTGCTGCAGGGCAGGCCGGGCTCGCGGATACCGATTTCACACAATTATTCATGGCCGCGACTGTGCTGCTCGCGCCGCTTCCGACCAGCTCGCTGCAGATAACGATCAGCGAGGTCAATATCTGGCAGCCCACCAACACGACCTATCAGGCGAATGTGAACTGGACCCACACCTACCAGAACGGCACGGCCCGCACTTCCAAGGGTTGCGGGCTGTCGCAGCTGACGTCGCCGCTGCTCGCCCAGGACGTCGCGCCGATCAGTCCGACCTCCATGCCGACGGCTTATACCGACAATACCAAAAGCCCCGCTGTCGGGCCGGTCATAGTCGTGGACATCAGCTATGGCTATGCGCTCACCGTCAACGTCATCTCTGGCGTGCTGACTTCGAACGGCGTCTTCACGATGAACCGGACCAGCTACTCGCCGGTCCGCAACCAGTATACCACGCCGTCGAACTACTCCAGCCAGTCGACCCTCTACTCTTTGTACAATCACATTCAGGATCGTACGACCTCCAGTACGGCGGGGACGAACTGTCTTGCGAGCTGGAACGTGTACTAA
- a CDS encoding TadE/TadG family type IV pilus assembly protein, whose translation MERLKPAGFEPIAHFRGRLAGRRRFRRRRGATTVEFAIVAVPFLGLLTAIFETGFVYFENAQLQEVTETASRSLLTNALASGITYQTFLTNNVCPKLSKMIVCANLQMEIDVVGSTWNNASNYTQNNIYSGTYNASQVFTMPQPGQIAIVRIVYPMSPMATILTGGAFGGGGQIRNVTSGMQQDVNNNMVNMLMGIYAFKVEP comes from the coding sequence ATGGAGCGCCTAAAGCCGGCTGGTTTTGAACCTATCGCGCATTTCCGAGGAAGGCTCGCAGGCAGAAGACGTTTTCGTCGCCGGCGCGGAGCGACCACGGTCGAGTTCGCCATAGTCGCGGTGCCGTTCCTCGGGCTGCTGACCGCGATTTTCGAAACCGGATTCGTCTATTTTGAGAACGCGCAGCTTCAGGAAGTCACCGAAACCGCGAGCCGCTCGCTTCTCACCAACGCGTTGGCCAGCGGGATCACCTATCAAACGTTCCTGACCAACAACGTGTGCCCCAAACTGTCGAAGATGATCGTCTGCGCGAATTTGCAGATGGAGATAGACGTCGTTGGCAGCACCTGGAACAACGCCTCGAACTACACGCAAAACAACATCTACAGCGGGACCTACAACGCCTCCCAGGTGTTCACCATGCCCCAGCCGGGGCAGATCGCCATAGTGCGAATCGTCTATCCCATGAGCCCGATGGCGACGATCCTCACCGGCGGCGCGTTCGGCGGCGGCGGCCAGATCAGAAACGTCACCAGCGGGATGCAGCAGGACGTCAACAACAACATGGTGAATATGCTGATGGGGATCTATGCCTTCAAGGTGGAGCCGTGA
- the hpnA gene encoding hopanoid-associated sugar epimerase, with amino-acid sequence MALVTGASGFIGGAVARALRDAGFTVRAFVRSTSPRANLREDYQVAIGDVNDRDSLRRAMCGVRYVFHVAADYRLWTPDPAKLLRTNVEGTRLVMEEALRAGVERVIHTSSVATLAPDRAGLCDETRRMACDSRLGVYKRSKILAEKLVEEMICRDRLPAVIVNPTAPLGPGDLRPTPTGRIIVESLRGAMPAFVDTGLDLVHVDDVARGHLLALQKGSVGERYILGGDNVDLASILREIARLTGGRPPRVKLPRAPLVPVAFMNEFLARITGKEPFLNREGLRLAATPMFFDDAKARRELGYESRPHSETLADAIAWFRSLEEGRRTPRSEGDGRFSMCGREAAGEESGGR; translated from the coding sequence GTGGCTCTCGTCACCGGCGCAAGCGGCTTCATCGGAGGCGCGGTGGCGCGAGCGTTGCGCGACGCAGGCTTCACCGTTCGCGCCTTCGTTCGCTCCACCAGTCCGCGCGCCAATCTTCGCGAGGATTATCAGGTCGCCATTGGCGATGTGAACGACAGGGACAGCCTTCGCCGGGCGATGTGCGGCGTGCGCTATGTCTTTCACGTCGCCGCCGATTACCGGCTGTGGACGCCCGATCCCGCGAAATTGCTCCGCACCAATGTCGAGGGCACGCGCCTCGTGATGGAAGAGGCGCTCCGCGCCGGCGTCGAGCGCGTCATCCACACCAGCAGCGTGGCGACTCTGGCGCCGGACCGCGCCGGATTATGCGACGAAACCCGCCGCATGGCGTGCGACTCGCGCCTCGGCGTTTACAAGCGCAGCAAGATCCTGGCCGAAAAGCTGGTCGAGGAGATGATCTGCCGCGATCGCCTGCCGGCCGTGATCGTCAACCCTACCGCGCCCCTCGGGCCCGGCGATCTGCGTCCGACGCCCACGGGCAGGATCATCGTCGAATCGCTTCGCGGCGCCATGCCCGCCTTCGTCGACACCGGCCTCGATCTCGTCCATGTCGACGACGTGGCGCGCGGACACCTCCTGGCGCTGCAGAAGGGGAGCGTCGGCGAGAGATATATTCTGGGCGGCGACAATGTCGACCTCGCCTCGATCCTGCGGGAGATCGCCCGTCTGACCGGCGGCAGGCCGCCGAGGGTGAAGCTGCCCCGCGCGCCGCTGGTGCCGGTCGCCTTCATGAACGAATTTCTCGCCCGGATCACCGGCAAGGAGCCTTTTCTGAACCGCGAGGGACTTCGCCTCGCCGCTACGCCGATGTTCTTCGACGACGCCAAGGCGAGGCGGGAGCTCGGCTATGAATCGAGGCCGCACAGCGAAACGCTCGCCGACGCCATCGCCTGGTTTCGCAGTCTGGAAGAGGGGCGACGGACGCCGCGTTCGGAGGGCGATGGGCGCTTCTCGATGTGCGGGCGGGAAGCTGCAGGCGAGGAATCGGGCGGCCGCTGA
- a CDS encoding 4-(cytidine 5'-diphospho)-2-C-methyl-D-erythritol kinase, protein MLTTRAPAKINLTLHVLGRRAEDGYHELESLVAFTGAGDVLSLEPGPGFGLEIEGPTAQAAGSGPDNLVLRAGENLAARVPGLKTGRFRLRKTLPVAAGIGGGSSDAAAALRLLATANGLPLEDPRLLEAARAAGSDVPVCLDPHARFMRGAGEHIGERLALPPLPAVLVNPGVAVETGPVFRRLGLAPGARCDGGAHPVIASGMEAEAFLSALVRGRNNLEDAACLVAPVIVDVLSVLRAAKGSRIARMSGSGATCFAVFSTRRAASRAAAAIKAYHPGWWVRPAMLR, encoded by the coding sequence ATGCTGACGACCCGCGCGCCGGCGAAAATCAATCTCACTCTGCATGTGCTCGGCCGGCGGGCGGAAGACGGCTACCATGAGCTCGAAAGCCTCGTGGCCTTCACCGGCGCGGGCGACGTCCTTTCCCTCGAGCCGGGTCCCGGATTCGGGCTCGAGATCGAGGGACCGACGGCCCAGGCGGCCGGCTCGGGGCCCGACAATCTCGTGCTGCGCGCCGGCGAAAACCTCGCCGCGCGGGTCCCGGGGCTGAAGACCGGGAGGTTTCGCCTGCGCAAAACCCTGCCGGTGGCGGCGGGCATAGGCGGAGGATCGTCGGATGCGGCCGCGGCGCTGAGGCTGCTAGCCACGGCCAACGGCCTGCCGCTCGAAGATCCGCGGCTTCTCGAAGCCGCGCGCGCCGCCGGCTCGGATGTCCCGGTGTGTCTAGATCCTCATGCGCGCTTCATGCGCGGCGCCGGGGAACATATCGGCGAGAGGCTGGCGCTGCCGCCGCTTCCGGCGGTCCTGGTCAATCCCGGCGTCGCCGTGGAGACCGGGCCGGTGTTCAGGCGGCTCGGCCTTGCGCCCGGAGCCCGATGCGATGGCGGCGCGCATCCGGTCATCGCCTCCGGGATGGAGGCGGAGGCCTTCCTGAGCGCGCTTGTCCGGGGGCGCAACAATCTCGAAGACGCCGCCTGCCTCGTCGCTCCCGTCATCGTCGACGTTCTCTCGGTGCTGCGCGCGGCCAAGGGAAGCCGCATCGCGCGCATGTCGGGGTCCGGGGCCACCTGTTTCGCCGTGTTTTCGACGCGTCGCGCCGCCTCCCGCGCCGCCGCTGCGATCAAAGCCTATCACCCGGGCTGGTGGGTGCGGCCGGCGATGCTGCGTTGA
- the hrpB gene encoding ATP-dependent helicase HrpB has protein sequence MRNFADRLPIDDVLPQFRQTLDAGGNLVLAAPPGAGKTTRTPLVLLDAPWRKDGRIILLEPRRLAARAAAARMAASLGEGVGETVGLRMRLESKISGKTRIEVVTEGVFARMILDDPELGGVACVLFDEFHERSLDADLGLALALDCQSALRDDLRLVAMSATLDDVRVARLMGRGDAPAPVIESAGRAFPVETVYLGRDPAMRIEEAVARAILRAVAEEQGSILAFLPGQAEIRRVASLLEERRLPADVDLAPLYGSLERAEQDRAVAPTARGRRKIVLATSIAETSLTIEGVRIVVDCGLSRVPVFEPDLGLTRLETVRASRANVDQRRGRAGRTEPGVCYRLWEEAATGALPAFATPEMLSADLSGLVLDLAYWGVGDPAALPFLDLPPRPAWAEAVALTKELGALDQESRLTAKGRAIRALPLPPRLASMVFEAAGRGCAGRAAQLAILLSEKGLGGPDPDLSHRLDRLCADNGQRAKDARRLAANWARQAASGGRGEAKAALSDGALLALAFPDRIAKARSGGGEFLMANGRAASLPPEHPLAREGFLAVAEIAGRAAQARILAACALAPDEVEALGAERIEARDETVFDPGSGALRRRRFRRLGAIRLGEQNLAVEASLENARTLARGAATAGVERLPWSRALNQTRDRTAFLRRAEGEEWPDLSDSALALEPEEWLAPFIVGRTSLAGIETADLDAALAALLPYELARRLDAEAPPFFETPAGSRIALDYAASNGPLLSVRVQELFGLARHPSLARGRVPVTLELLSPAHRPIQTTRDLPGFWAGSWSEVKKEMKGRYPRHSWPDDPARAQPTTRAKPRG, from the coding sequence TTGCGTAATTTCGCCGACCGGCTTCCGATTGACGACGTTCTGCCCCAGTTTCGCCAAACCCTGGACGCCGGCGGCAATCTGGTGCTCGCCGCGCCGCCGGGCGCGGGCAAGACCACGCGCACGCCCCTGGTTTTGCTCGATGCGCCCTGGCGGAAGGACGGCAGGATCATCCTGCTCGAGCCGCGCCGCCTCGCCGCCCGCGCAGCCGCCGCGCGCATGGCGGCCTCGCTCGGAGAGGGGGTGGGCGAAACTGTCGGCCTGCGCATGCGGCTCGAATCGAAAATCTCGGGCAAGACCCGGATCGAGGTCGTGACCGAAGGCGTTTTCGCCCGCATGATTCTGGACGACCCGGAACTCGGGGGCGTCGCCTGCGTGCTGTTCGACGAGTTTCACGAACGCTCGCTCGACGCCGATCTCGGGCTGGCGCTGGCGCTGGACTGCCAGAGCGCCCTGCGCGACGACCTCCGCCTCGTCGCCATGTCGGCGACGCTCGATGATGTCCGCGTCGCGAGGCTCATGGGCCGCGGCGACGCGCCTGCGCCGGTGATCGAAAGCGCCGGCCGGGCCTTTCCGGTCGAAACCGTCTATCTGGGGCGCGATCCCGCCATGCGGATCGAGGAGGCGGTGGCGCGCGCGATTTTGCGGGCCGTCGCCGAGGAACAGGGCTCGATACTGGCGTTTCTGCCGGGCCAGGCCGAGATCAGGCGCGTCGCCTCCCTTCTGGAAGAACGCCGCCTGCCGGCCGATGTCGATCTTGCGCCCCTCTACGGCTCGCTGGAGCGCGCCGAGCAGGACCGCGCCGTGGCCCCGACGGCGCGGGGCAGGCGCAAAATCGTGCTCGCCACCTCCATCGCCGAAACCTCCCTCACCATAGAGGGGGTGAGGATCGTCGTGGATTGCGGCCTCTCACGCGTTCCCGTGTTCGAGCCCGATCTCGGACTGACGCGGCTCGAAACGGTGCGGGCCTCGCGGGCGAACGTCGATCAGAGGCGGGGACGCGCGGGCCGCACCGAGCCCGGCGTCTGCTACCGTCTTTGGGAGGAGGCTGCGACCGGCGCCCTGCCCGCTTTCGCGACGCCTGAAATGCTTTCGGCCGATCTCTCCGGCCTCGTCCTGGATCTGGCCTATTGGGGCGTCGGCGACCCCGCCGCCCTTCCCTTTCTCGATCTCCCGCCCCGTCCCGCCTGGGCGGAGGCGGTCGCTCTCACAAAAGAGCTCGGCGCGCTGGACCAGGAATCGCGGCTGACCGCAAAGGGCCGCGCGATTCGCGCCCTGCCCCTGCCCCCGCGCCTTGCGAGCATGGTCTTCGAAGCGGCGGGGCGCGGCTGCGCCGGGCGCGCGGCGCAACTCGCGATCCTGCTCTCCGAAAAAGGCCTCGGCGGGCCCGACCCCGATCTGTCCCACCGGTTGGACCGCCTCTGCGCGGACAACGGACAGCGCGCGAAAGACGCGCGCCGCCTCGCCGCCAACTGGGCGCGGCAGGCCGCATCCGGCGGGCGGGGAGAGGCGAAGGCGGCGCTCTCCGACGGCGCCCTGCTCGCTCTCGCCTTCCCGGACCGCATCGCTAAAGCGAGGAGCGGCGGCGGCGAATTCCTGATGGCCAACGGCCGCGCCGCGAGCCTGCCTCCCGAACACCCGCTGGCGCGCGAGGGTTTTCTGGCCGTGGCGGAGATTGCGGGTCGCGCGGCGCAAGCGCGCATTCTGGCCGCTTGCGCTCTTGCGCCCGATGAAGTTGAGGCGTTGGGCGCGGAGCGCATCGAGGCGAGAGACGAAACCGTGTTCGATCCGGGCAGCGGGGCGCTGCGCAGGCGACGCTTTCGCCGCCTCGGCGCGATCAGGCTCGGAGAGCAAAATCTCGCGGTCGAAGCAAGCCTCGAAAACGCCAGGACCCTGGCGCGCGGGGCGGCGACCGCGGGCGTGGAACGCCTGCCCTGGAGCAGAGCGCTCAACCAGACGCGGGATCGGACAGCCTTCCTGCGCCGAGCCGAAGGCGAGGAATGGCCCGATCTTTCGGACTCCGCGCTGGCGCTCGAACCTGAGGAATGGCTGGCGCCCTTCATCGTCGGAAGAACCAGCCTCGCCGGCATCGAGACCGCCGATCTCGATGCGGCGCTGGCCGCTCTGCTTCCCTACGAGCTCGCGCGCAGGCTCGACGCCGAGGCTCCTCCTTTCTTCGAAACTCCCGCCGGCTCGCGCATCGCCCTGGATTATGCCGCCTCCAACGGCCCGCTGCTTTCCGTGCGCGTGCAGGAGCTCTTCGGACTCGCCCGACATCCGTCGCTGGCCCGGGGAAGGGTTCCCGTCACTCTCGAACTGCTCTCGCCTGCGCACAGGCCGATTCAGACCACGCGCGACCTTCCCGGTTTCTGGGCCGGCTCCTGGAGCGAGGTGAAAAAGGAAATGAAAGGCCGCTACCCTCGGCATTCGTGGCCCGACGACCCCGCCCGCGCCCAGCCCACCACGCGCGCCAAGCCGAGAGGTTGA
- a CDS encoding A24 family peptidase has product MLDSIALIVFPLAMLFAAFTDLLTMTIPNRLSLFLIGAYFLLALYLRTPLETIALHVSCAVAMLVLTFAMFQFRWIGGGDAKLAAATALWLGWGLLFDYGLIASIAGGALTLIVIALQHHELPQTLRDFKFIDRLASKNCGVPYGIALALAGLAVYPQTSAWSGLTGI; this is encoded by the coding sequence ATGCTCGACTCTATAGCGCTCATCGTTTTCCCCTTGGCGATGCTATTCGCGGCGTTCACCGACCTCCTCACCATGACCATTCCCAACCGGCTTTCCCTGTTTTTGATTGGCGCTTACTTCCTCCTTGCGCTGTACCTGCGCACACCGCTGGAAACCATCGCTTTGCATGTTAGTTGCGCCGTCGCCATGCTCGTCCTGACCTTCGCTATGTTCCAATTCCGCTGGATCGGCGGCGGCGACGCCAAACTCGCCGCGGCCACGGCTCTCTGGCTCGGATGGGGGCTCCTCTTCGACTACGGCCTGATCGCCTCCATAGCAGGCGGCGCGCTCACCTTGATCGTCATCGCCCTCCAGCACCATGAGCTTCCGCAAACGCTGCGGGACTTCAAGTTCATCGATCGGCTGGCGAGCAAAAATTGCGGGGTTCCCTACGGGATCGCTCTCGCGCTGGCCGGACTGGCGGTATATCCGCAGACATCCGCCTGGAGCGGCCTGACCGGTATATGA
- the rlmB gene encoding 23S rRNA (guanosine(2251)-2'-O)-methyltransferase RlmB, producing the protein MTAEGRKPSGGRARKTGGTEGRSHPRGGQGRHESQRPGGRREGQKGAPADIALIYGAHAVREALTAGRRKPVALYVTENAAPRIAELAEAAGVKPRLVEARELSRRLGEDAVHQGLLLEARPLPELDVSEIVERSGIILALDQVTDPHNVGAILRTAAAFAVDALIVTERHSPQFDGVLAKAASGGLEHVDVVPVVNLARALDELSQRGCSVIGLDSEGSDTLDAAPLQKPAVLVLGAEGKGLRRLTRERCQTVARLDMPGAIKSLNVSNACAVALSTLHRRLNQSN; encoded by the coding sequence ATGACAGCCGAAGGCCGCAAACCGTCCGGCGGACGGGCGAGGAAGACCGGTGGGACCGAAGGGCGCTCCCATCCGCGGGGCGGCCAGGGCCGCCACGAATCGCAACGCCCCGGCGGTCGGCGCGAGGGCCAGAAGGGCGCCCCGGCGGATATCGCCCTCATTTACGGCGCCCATGCGGTGCGCGAGGCGCTGACGGCCGGCCGGCGCAAACCCGTGGCGCTCTATGTCACCGAGAACGCCGCGCCGCGGATTGCGGAACTCGCGGAGGCCGCCGGGGTGAAGCCTCGCCTCGTCGAGGCGCGCGAGCTGTCCCGCAGGCTGGGCGAGGACGCCGTGCATCAGGGCCTGTTGCTGGAGGCCCGGCCCCTGCCGGAGCTCGACGTCAGCGAGATCGTCGAGAGGAGCGGGATCATCCTCGCGCTCGACCAGGTCACCGACCCTCACAATGTCGGCGCCATATTGCGCACCGCCGCCGCTTTCGCGGTGGATGCGCTGATCGTCACCGAGCGCCATTCCCCGCAGTTCGACGGCGTTCTGGCGAAGGCCGCTTCCGGCGGGCTGGAGCATGTCGACGTCGTCCCGGTGGTCAATCTGGCCCGCGCCCTCGACGAGCTTTCCCAGCGCGGCTGCAGCGTCATCGGCCTCGATTCGGAAGGGAGCGACACGCTCGACGCCGCGCCACTACAAAAACCGGCGGTTCTGGTGCTGGGCGCGGAGGGCAAGGGTCTGCGGCGGCTGACGCGGGAGCGCTGCCAGACGGTCGCGCGGCTCGACATGCCGGGCGCGATCAAGAGCCTGAACGTCTCCAACGCCTGCGCCGTGGCCTTGAGCACGCTGCATCGACGCCTCAACCAGAGCAATTGA
- a CDS encoding polysaccharide biosynthesis/export family protein, whose translation MGFVRQIAPGIVALGLASCSLAPGAGPSRDAVMEAGSVTQENVDPPFTLVEVGPQAISVLAHRGATSLRGRFGDYRPPASPVIGIGDNVIVTVWEAASGGLFSASLQGAISSGSRAATLPDQTVGRDGSITVPYGGRIQAAGRTPQQVEAAIIDRLRGKAIEPQVIVNVSKNASNIVTVTGEVTAGARVPLSLRGDRVMDVIATAGGFRASTHETFISLTRDGRTIRVPVQMLLADPRENIFVRPGDVITVERTPQTFTVAGATGANAMIPFDARGLTLEEALGKAGGLQDMRADPDGVFVMRYEPVDLVKQFSQASPELPPGGMAPVAYHLNMRDPSSLFLARKFAMRDKDIIFVSNAPLTELGKYFQLFQMLTAPVVQGAGVATVAKAL comes from the coding sequence TTGGGATTCGTTCGACAGATCGCGCCGGGGATAGTGGCGCTCGGCTTGGCGAGCTGCTCCTTGGCGCCGGGCGCAGGTCCTTCCCGCGACGCCGTCATGGAAGCCGGCTCAGTCACCCAGGAAAATGTCGATCCGCCTTTCACGCTGGTCGAGGTAGGCCCTCAAGCGATTTCTGTTCTGGCCCATCGCGGCGCGACCAGTCTGCGCGGCCGTTTCGGCGACTACCGTCCCCCCGCCTCGCCGGTGATCGGCATCGGCGACAATGTCATAGTCACTGTCTGGGAGGCCGCTTCCGGCGGTCTCTTCTCCGCGTCGCTGCAGGGCGCGATCAGCTCCGGCTCCCGGGCCGCTACCCTTCCCGACCAGACCGTGGGACGCGACGGCTCCATCACCGTGCCCTATGGCGGCCGCATCCAGGCCGCCGGTCGCACGCCCCAGCAGGTCGAGGCCGCAATCATCGATCGCCTGCGCGGCAAGGCGATCGAGCCTCAGGTGATCGTCAACGTCAGCAAGAACGCCAGCAACATTGTGACCGTCACCGGAGAAGTCACGGCGGGCGCCCGCGTCCCGCTGTCTCTGAGGGGCGACCGTGTCATGGACGTGATAGCGACCGCCGGCGGCTTCCGCGCTTCGACTCACGAAACCTTCATCAGCCTCACGCGCGACGGCCGCACCATCCGCGTGCCGGTGCAGATGCTGCTCGCCGATCCGCGAGAGAACATTTTCGTGCGCCCCGGCGACGTCATCACCGTGGAGCGCACCCCGCAAACATTTACGGTCGCGGGCGCCACGGGCGCCAATGCGATGATTCCCTTCGACGCACGCGGGCTGACCCTCGAGGAAGCTCTGGGGAAAGCCGGCGGCCTTCAGGACATGCGGGCCGATCCCGACGGCGTGTTCGTGATGCGCTACGAACCGGTCGATCTCGTGAAGCAGTTCTCTCAGGCCTCGCCCGAATTGCCGCCCGGCGGCATGGCGCCGGTGGCCTATCACCTCAATATGCGCGATCCCTCGAGTCTTTTCCTCGCGCGAAAATTCGCCATGCGGGACAAGGACATAATTTTTGTGTCGAATGCCCCGCTGACCGAGCTCGGAAAATATTTCCAGCTCTTCCAGATGCTGACCGCGCCTGTGGTTCAGGGCGCCGGCGTCGCAACGGTGGCCAAGGCCTTGTGA